In Bacillus sp. SB49, a single window of DNA contains:
- a CDS encoding DUF6241 domain-containing protein — MKKWIIGILSGVVLIVGAAAYYFASQEETMTAEEMETTRQSAEQTVTEEVEQFEKEKKNPFGDEKAGGDLTDSDYQQYIHAMSHQKVKADKKWTNYVIHPERIDWLLQHTASSELQHGDTYTEILTRWKNDDYSHAVSDHNTIWNLQNGNVGKATGLLTEQEEVQYIEKHQ; from the coding sequence ATGAAGAAGTGGATCATCGGGATATTGTCAGGGGTCGTCCTCATTGTCGGAGCGGCTGCCTACTACTTCGCAAGCCAGGAAGAAACGATGACGGCAGAAGAAATGGAGACGACCAGACAGTCTGCCGAACAGACCGTAACCGAGGAAGTCGAACAATTCGAGAAAGAAAAGAAGAATCCTTTCGGAGACGAAAAGGCCGGTGGTGATTTGACGGATTCCGATTACCAGCAGTACATCCACGCCATGTCTCACCAGAAGGTCAAAGCAGATAAGAAGTGGACGAACTACGTCATCCATCCCGAGCGGATCGACTGGCTGCTTCAACACACCGCCTCTTCTGAATTACAGCATGGGGACACGTATACAGAGATTTTGACGCGCTGGAAGAACGATGATTACTCCCATGCCGTCTCCGATCACAACACCATTTGGAACCTTCAAAATGGTAATGTAGGAAAAGCGACTGGCCTGCTGACCGAACAAGAAGAAGTCCAATATATAGAAAAGCACCAGTAA
- a CDS encoding YbjQ family protein has product MIIVTTDFVHGYDLTAMKGFVRGSTVQSKHIGRDILAGLKNVVGGEIKDYTAMMDEARQQAIGRMIKHAEEKGADAVIAVRLETSTVTNSASEIMAYGTAVTLKPKE; this is encoded by the coding sequence ATGATTATCGTGACTACTGATTTTGTACATGGGTATGATCTTACAGCTATGAAAGGATTCGTCCGGGGAAGCACCGTTCAGTCGAAGCATATCGGACGCGACATCCTTGCCGGGTTAAAGAACGTCGTCGGAGGAGAAATTAAAGACTATACAGCAATGATGGACGAAGCCCGTCAGCAGGCTATCGGGCGCATGATCAAACACGCAGAAGAAAAAGGTGCGGATGCGGTAATCGCCGTCCGCCTGGAAACTTCTACGGTTACAAACTCTGCTTCAGAAATAATGGCATATGGGACCGCTGTGACTCTTAAACCCAAAGAATAA
- a CDS encoding GNAT family N-acetyltransferase, whose amino-acid sequence MNSIQVRSFLEHDIDAVQQLNEKENWKVLVDRAEETLCSWLNSEPALVAVSDGEVIGYLRGLTDGTMTLYICELLVKEEYRNNGVAQQLLRTAHECYPETRMEMLATESSASYYTGQGFRNFAGFRKTAEEL is encoded by the coding sequence ATGAATTCCATTCAAGTCCGCTCATTTCTAGAACACGACATCGATGCCGTTCAACAGTTGAACGAAAAGGAAAACTGGAAAGTCCTTGTGGATCGGGCCGAGGAGACTCTGTGTTCCTGGCTGAATTCAGAGCCCGCGCTTGTTGCCGTTTCCGATGGGGAAGTCATCGGTTACCTGCGCGGCCTTACCGATGGCACGATGACCCTTTATATCTGTGAGCTGCTCGTTAAGGAAGAGTATCGGAATAACGGCGTGGCGCAGCAGTTGTTGCGCACAGCACATGAGTGTTATCCCGAAACGAGGATGGAGATGCTGGCAACAGAAAGCTCTGCCTCTTATTACACAGGACAGGGTTTTCGTAATTTCGCCGGCTTCCGGAAGACTGCAGAAGAATTGTAG
- a CDS encoding PAS domain-containing protein — MLMQNAMDLLDEGVLISDKQYRIAYANPAYGRIFELEMEEIIGRKFSELYPDSDMLELAVGNDAREEVAEKQHRIRGKEVVLEWFTKSFREDGEVYILARVRDKTAEKEKEDRLTYIIEEMTVNIVTIAKGFGLLPLQPILREAQKETLLTRVPAACQKKQIDRLAIQFASITSIDEAWGDLLRRLIQNLQLLGVEVALAGLRPEVAMQFTNYRIRLDGVRTFRNLQQATRYYYGQS, encoded by the coding sequence ATGCTTATGCAGAATGCGATGGATCTTTTGGACGAAGGGGTCTTGATTTCGGATAAGCAATATAGAATAGCCTACGCCAACCCAGCTTATGGACGGATATTTGAACTGGAGATGGAGGAGATCATCGGCAGGAAGTTTTCTGAGCTGTACCCGGACAGCGACATGCTGGAACTTGCAGTCGGAAATGATGCGAGGGAAGAAGTAGCAGAGAAGCAGCATCGGATCCGAGGGAAAGAGGTCGTACTGGAGTGGTTCACCAAGTCATTTCGTGAGGACGGGGAAGTGTACATCCTTGCAAGGGTGAGGGATAAAACCGCAGAAAAGGAAAAGGAAGATCGACTGACCTATATTATAGAAGAAATGACGGTCAATATTGTAACGATCGCCAAAGGGTTCGGGCTGCTCCCGCTGCAGCCTATTTTACGGGAAGCCCAAAAAGAAACCCTGTTGACGCGTGTGCCTGCCGCCTGTCAAAAAAAACAAATAGACAGACTCGCCATCCAATTCGCCAGTATTACTTCTATTGACGAAGCCTGGGGCGACCTGCTAAGGCGTCTGATCCAGAACCTTCAGCTTCTTGGAGTAGAGGTGGCGCTTGCAGGTCTAAGGCCGGAAGTGGCGATGCAGTTTACAAATTATAGAATAAGACTGGACGGTGTTCGTACGTTCCGAAACCTTCAACAGGCAACCCGCTATTATTATGGACAATCCTGA
- the bshB2 gene encoding bacillithiol biosynthesis deacetylase BshB2 gives MIEQERHVLVIFPHPDDEAFGVSGTITSYIKQGTPLTYACLTLGEMGRNLGNPTFATRESLPQIRKQELIKAAEAMGIEDLRMMGLRDKTLEFEDDGEMKNMVRQLIDELDPSLIITFYPGFAVHPDHEATARAVVRAVREIDPQDRPKLHTVAFANDTEEKLGRPDIVHNIESVQEEKLNAMRAHISQTSRTLQMLEEGIKVNDPEAMKWVKDERFYTYNWNNDQVT, from the coding sequence ATGATAGAACAAGAACGCCATGTACTCGTTATTTTCCCACACCCTGATGATGAAGCATTCGGAGTATCCGGAACGATTACATCCTATATAAAACAAGGAACCCCTCTCACTTACGCCTGCCTGACGTTAGGTGAAATGGGAAGAAACCTTGGAAACCCTACATTCGCTACGAGAGAATCCCTTCCACAAATCCGGAAGCAGGAATTAATTAAAGCCGCAGAAGCCATGGGAATTGAAGACCTGCGCATGATGGGCCTTCGTGACAAGACCTTGGAATTCGAAGATGATGGAGAGATGAAGAATATGGTTCGTCAGCTGATTGACGAACTGGATCCATCTCTTATCATCACCTTCTATCCCGGGTTTGCCGTTCACCCCGATCATGAAGCAACAGCCCGTGCCGTCGTCCGTGCCGTCAGAGAGATCGATCCACAGGACAGGCCGAAGCTCCATACGGTCGCCTTTGCGAACGACACGGAAGAAAAATTGGGCAGACCGGATATCGTTCATAATATCGAATCCGTCCAAGAAGAGAAATTGAACGCCATGCGGGCACACATCTCTCAGACGTCCCGCACACTCCAGATGCTGGAAGAAGGCATCAAAGTAAACGATCCGGAAGCGATGAAATGGGTAAAAGATGAGCGCTTCTACACCTACAACTGGAACAATGATCAGGTCACCTAA
- the msrA gene encoding peptide-methionine (S)-S-oxide reductase MsrA produces MRKYRKRWVAVIVLLLLAVFLVPEGYAYLTQRSGGSEAVTEEDIPEGYETAVFAGGCFWCMEPPFEKLKGVKEAVSGYTGGHTETPSYKEVSAGDTGHVEAVQVYYDPDVLSYSDLLEVFIRQVDPTDTGGQFVDRGSSYKTGIFYKSEDQRKKAEAFLASQQDSGRFTEEIVTPIQEAGAFYRAEEYHQDYYKKNKLRYEYYRGNSGRDDYLEKTWGEDRDVDLPYKAEP; encoded by the coding sequence ATGAGGAAATATAGGAAGCGTTGGGTTGCAGTCATTGTGCTTCTTTTGCTTGCTGTCTTCCTGGTTCCAGAAGGATATGCTTATTTGACCCAGAGAAGCGGCGGAAGTGAGGCTGTAACGGAAGAGGATATCCCTGAAGGATACGAAACCGCTGTTTTCGCCGGCGGCTGCTTTTGGTGTATGGAGCCGCCTTTCGAGAAATTGAAAGGGGTGAAGGAAGCAGTCTCCGGTTATACAGGAGGGCATACAGAAACGCCTAGTTACAAAGAGGTATCTGCCGGGGATACCGGTCACGTCGAAGCTGTGCAAGTCTATTATGATCCGGATGTCCTCTCTTATTCTGATCTTTTGGAAGTATTCATACGACAAGTAGATCCTACTGATACCGGAGGTCAGTTCGTCGATCGAGGCTCTTCTTATAAAACAGGGATTTTCTATAAGAGCGAAGACCAACGGAAGAAGGCAGAAGCTTTCCTTGCTTCTCAGCAGGACTCCGGTCGATTCACCGAGGAGATCGTGACCCCGATTCAAGAAGCGGGGGCATTTTACCGTGCGGAAGAGTATCACCAGGATTACTATAAAAAGAACAAGCTCCGCTACGAGTATTACCGCGGAAATTCCGGACGGGATGACTATCTTGAGAAAACATGGGGAGAGGATCGGGACGTGGACCTTCCCTATAAAGCAGAGCCATAA
- a CDS encoding oxidoreductase — protein MKDKVQPLFTEKKVHHTHFPNRYVVAPMTRISAADNGIATDRMKHYYERFAAGGFGAVITEGIYPDKSYSQGYANQPGLADENHRDAWKPIIQGVQKHGTRIIAQIMHAGAQSQGNAYKDQTIAPSEVAPKGDQLSFYGGNGAFSTPRAMNKADIASVKKAFATSARLAKEAGFDGVEIHGANGYLIDQFLTDYFNQREDEYGGVTKNRLRFALEVIEEVRQAVGSDYLVGIRISQGKASDGEHRWALGETDARTIFGDLGDSSLNFIHVTDKDGTQPGFGEGSMSMAAAAKTFSGLPVIANGQLQDPEKAARLINGEEADFISLGTSALQNPDAPDKIRRGESLEAFDFQSIMLPQADIKEQEWR, from the coding sequence ATGAAGGACAAGGTACAACCTCTATTCACAGAAAAGAAAGTGCATCATACACACTTCCCGAACAGGTACGTCGTCGCACCAATGACGAGAATCAGCGCAGCTGATAACGGAATAGCGACAGACCGAATGAAGCACTATTACGAACGATTTGCAGCCGGTGGGTTCGGCGCTGTCATCACGGAAGGAATTTACCCCGATAAGTCCTATTCGCAAGGGTATGCCAATCAACCAGGCCTTGCCGATGAGAATCACAGGGATGCTTGGAAGCCGATTATCCAAGGGGTTCAAAAGCACGGAACCCGGATCATCGCCCAAATTATGCATGCCGGGGCTCAGTCCCAAGGTAACGCCTATAAGGATCAAACCATCGCTCCTTCCGAAGTGGCACCAAAAGGGGACCAGCTTTCTTTCTATGGTGGAAATGGTGCGTTCTCAACACCGAGGGCAATGAACAAAGCAGACATCGCATCCGTCAAAAAGGCTTTCGCGACTTCTGCACGCCTGGCGAAGGAAGCCGGATTCGATGGTGTGGAGATCCATGGTGCGAATGGTTATCTAATCGATCAATTCCTTACTGATTATTTTAACCAAAGAGAGGACGAGTACGGAGGAGTAACGAAGAACCGGCTTCGTTTTGCACTGGAAGTCATAGAGGAAGTCAGACAGGCTGTCGGCAGTGACTATCTCGTCGGGATAAGAATTTCTCAAGGAAAAGCTTCGGATGGCGAACACCGCTGGGCGTTAGGAGAAACGGATGCGCGCACAATTTTCGGAGACTTGGGAGACAGCTCTCTGAACTTTATTCATGTTACAGATAAAGACGGCACCCAGCCCGGCTTTGGTGAAGGATCTATGTCCATGGCGGCTGCCGCCAAAACGTTCAGCGGGCTACCGGTCATCGCAAACGGCCAGCTTCAGGACCCGGAAAAAGCAGCAAGACTGATTAATGGAGAAGAGGCTGATTTTATCAGTCTCGGCACAAGCGCTTTGCAAAACCCTGATGCCCCTGACAAGATCAGACGCGGAGAATCGCTGGAAGCCTTTGATTTCCAAAGCATTATGCTTCCCCAGGCTGATATTAAAGAACAGGAATGGAGATAA
- a CDS encoding cysteine hydrolase family protein, giving the protein MKEDKKTALLIIDMINKMDFDGGNDLLEQTLPITDTILSLKEEGRSKGVPVIYVNDNFGLWQDNVPDLIEECKQGIGRPVIERMLPEEDDYFIIKPKHSGFFGTQLHILLQQLGVERLILTGVAGNICVLFTANDAYMRGYDLWVPRDGVASECAEDNENAFRIIERSLSANTGKTTETGWDHAFYS; this is encoded by the coding sequence ATGAAAGAGGATAAGAAGACGGCCTTACTGATCATAGACATGATCAACAAAATGGATTTTGATGGTGGTAATGATTTGTTGGAACAGACACTTCCGATTACGGATACCATCCTTTCTTTAAAGGAAGAAGGAAGGTCAAAAGGAGTGCCGGTCATCTACGTGAATGACAACTTCGGGCTGTGGCAGGACAACGTGCCCGATTTGATTGAAGAATGTAAGCAGGGGATCGGTAGACCGGTCATTGAGCGGATGCTTCCGGAAGAGGACGATTATTTCATTATTAAACCGAAGCATTCCGGATTTTTCGGTACACAACTCCATATTCTGCTGCAACAGTTGGGGGTGGAGAGATTAATATTGACCGGGGTCGCCGGTAATATTTGTGTTCTTTTTACAGCTAACGATGCTTATATGAGAGGGTACGATTTGTGGGTGCCGAGAGATGGAGTGGCTTCCGAATGTGCCGAGGATAATGAGAACGCGTTCCGAATCATAGAACGTTCACTGTCGGCAAACACAGGGAAGACGACTGAAACCGGTTGGGATCATGCTTTTTATTCCTGA
- a CDS encoding SDR family NAD(P)-dependent oxidoreductase produces MKPTALITGASGGIGYELARLFAKSGYNLIVVARSEARLEALKQELDGHPVTIIVQDLSEPGAAQQIYDRVKELGLTITVLVNNAGFGLNGIFDELPLADQQQMLQVNVNALTELTHLFLPEIKAARFRSIPKGILNVASTAAFQPGPRMAVYYASKAYVLSFSEALVEECRDTSVTITTLCPGATETEFFKRAKAEHTKLVYSTMKPETVAKSGFLGFVKGKRVVIPGMANQGMAYASKLLPRSLAAKLAHYVDR; encoded by the coding sequence ATGAAACCAACTGCACTCATTACCGGTGCTTCCGGAGGAATCGGGTACGAACTCGCCCGCCTCTTTGCAAAGTCCGGGTACAACCTGATTGTCGTAGCAAGATCAGAGGCCAGGCTGGAAGCGTTAAAACAGGAATTGGACGGACATCCCGTCACCATAATTGTCCAGGATCTTTCCGAGCCAGGTGCTGCCCAACAGATTTATGACCGGGTAAAAGAACTCGGACTGACGATTACCGTGTTGGTCAACAATGCCGGGTTCGGTTTAAACGGAATATTTGATGAACTCCCCCTTGCCGATCAGCAGCAGATGCTGCAGGTCAATGTGAATGCTTTAACAGAACTGACTCACTTGTTCCTGCCTGAAATCAAAGCGGCGCGGTTCCGTTCGATACCGAAGGGGATCCTCAATGTAGCGAGCACAGCTGCATTCCAGCCAGGCCCTAGAATGGCCGTTTACTATGCGTCCAAAGCTTACGTACTATCCTTTTCCGAAGCTCTTGTCGAAGAGTGCAGAGATACAAGTGTGACAATCACAACTCTCTGTCCAGGTGCAACGGAGACAGAATTCTTCAAAAGAGCGAAAGCAGAGCATACGAAGCTCGTCTACAGCACTATGAAGCCGGAGACCGTTGCTAAATCCGGGTTTCTAGGCTTCGTAAAAGGGAAGCGCGTCGTCATTCCCGGAATGGCAAATCAAGGGATGGCCTACGCTTCAAAACTACTCCCCCGCTCTCTTGCCGCCAAACTGGCACACTATGTCGACCGTTAA
- a CDS encoding DUF3006 family protein: MNQYRLDRYEGNYAVLVEDSERRNELSVLKERLIGFVKPGDCLEIEFDSIGNLKHVAIISRLEQMEKA, encoded by the coding sequence GTGAACCAATACAGACTGGATCGATACGAAGGTAACTATGCTGTCTTAGTTGAAGATTCTGAACGGAGAAATGAACTTTCTGTCTTGAAGGAACGATTAATTGGATTTGTAAAGCCCGGCGATTGTCTTGAAATCGAGTTCGACTCGATCGGGAACCTAAAACATGTAGCTATCATATCCAGATTGGAACAAATGGAAAAGGCGTAA
- a CDS encoding DMT family transporter, giving the protein MMAWFYLLVGAIFEIGWAIGLKLSEGFTDPLFSTLTVIGILISFSFFTKALTMFDIGTGYAIFTGIGAAGTAILGMTLLGDGGGPGKVFFIVLLIVGIIGLKMSDSSPTTEEVQHQEG; this is encoded by the coding sequence ATGATGGCATGGTTCTATCTGCTCGTAGGAGCTATATTTGAAATAGGTTGGGCGATTGGATTGAAATTATCAGAAGGCTTTACGGATCCATTGTTCTCTACGTTAACAGTGATCGGGATTTTGATCAGCTTTTCTTTCTTTACGAAGGCGTTGACCATGTTTGATATTGGTACGGGATATGCGATTTTTACAGGTATTGGTGCAGCGGGAACAGCGATTCTCGGAATGACACTTCTCGGCGATGGCGGCGGCCCGGGAAAGGTCTTTTTTATTGTTCTTTTAATTGTCGGTATTATCGGATTGAAAATGAGTGACTCCTCGCCAACCACCGAGGAAGTCCAACACCAGGAGGGATAA
- a CDS encoding TetR/AcrR family transcriptional regulator: protein MTKENIMEESLTLFANQGYENTTLANIADAVGIKKPSIYNHFDNKEAIFLSVLYHVAERESDYLISETSLSKDHTIAERLKHLYCTYLDHMSNSTEGMFFKRVTFFPPEDFSDDIQEVFLMIEKTLTDILVPILEQGIKEKVIRPLPTEQLTSAFYTLTNGLFLEENFYDKEVFHKRQEASWEVFWLGVQCPEKEE from the coding sequence ATGACGAAAGAAAACATTATGGAAGAGAGTCTGACGCTCTTTGCCAACCAGGGATATGAGAATACGACCTTGGCAAACATAGCGGATGCGGTAGGAATTAAGAAACCTTCCATTTATAATCACTTTGACAATAAAGAAGCCATTTTTTTGAGCGTTTTATATCACGTGGCCGAGCGGGAATCCGATTATTTGATTTCAGAAACCTCGCTTTCTAAGGATCATACGATAGCCGAACGGCTTAAGCACCTGTATTGTACGTATTTGGATCATATGTCGAATTCGACGGAGGGAATGTTCTTCAAGCGGGTCACTTTCTTTCCGCCGGAGGACTTCTCTGATGACATCCAGGAAGTGTTTCTGATGATCGAGAAAACACTGACAGACATTCTCGTACCGATTTTAGAACAGGGAATTAAAGAAAAAGTCATCCGTCCACTTCCGACGGAACAGCTGACTTCTGCCTTTTACACCCTTACTAACGGTCTATTCCTGGAAGAGAACTTTTATGACAAGGAAGTATTTCATAAGCGGCAGGAGGCGAGCTGGGAAGTTTTCTGGCTGGGCGTCCAATGCCCGGAGAAGGAGGAGTAA
- a CDS encoding DMT family transporter, with protein MAWVFLILAGMGEMVAMFFLKLSEGFKKKRPAVFAVLAGATSFYFLSLSLRELPIGTAYAIWTGIGSAGTVLLGILFFREQINPKRIAFVGCIIAGVIGLKLVS; from the coding sequence ATGGCATGGGTATTTTTAATTTTGGCTGGTATGGGAGAAATGGTAGCGATGTTCTTTCTTAAGCTGTCGGAAGGTTTCAAGAAAAAACGGCCGGCGGTCTTTGCAGTTCTGGCCGGGGCGACGAGCTTCTATTTCTTATCATTGTCTCTAAGAGAGCTTCCGATCGGAACGGCTTATGCCATCTGGACAGGAATCGGATCTGCTGGAACAGTGTTGTTGGGAATACTATTCTTCCGGGAACAAATCAATCCAAAAAGAATAGCCTTTGTGGGTTGTATCATAGCAGGCGTCATCGGATTGAAATTAGTCTCATAA
- the nadE gene encoding NAD(+) synthase — protein sequence MEDRINYLCEWLQGKVEEASMEGVLVGISGGIDSAVVAFLIKRAFPEQSLGVLLPIHKKMEEQKEALEVVEAADLDYIGIELTEPYSVTYDTIKQQLHSRGDWNRDTERLRGANLQARLRMSTLYAVAGNYNYLVVGTDNAAEDYTGYFTKYGDGGVDLNPLLHLRKEEVREMAVALGVPESIVKKKPSADLWEGQTDEEELGVSYDAIDSFLKGKDIEEEAEQQLKERHRKTQHKREVPAAPEPF from the coding sequence ATGGAGGATCGAATTAATTATTTATGTGAATGGCTGCAGGGAAAAGTAGAGGAAGCGTCCATGGAGGGCGTATTAGTAGGGATAAGCGGAGGGATTGATTCCGCCGTCGTTGCTTTTCTAATTAAAAGAGCCTTTCCGGAACAATCATTAGGCGTTTTGCTGCCGATCCATAAGAAGATGGAAGAACAGAAGGAAGCCTTAGAGGTGGTGGAAGCGGCTGACCTCGACTATATAGGGATCGAGTTGACGGAGCCGTATTCGGTTACATACGATACGATCAAACAGCAGCTGCATTCCCGTGGGGATTGGAACCGGGATACCGAACGGCTTCGCGGGGCCAACCTACAGGCAAGGCTTCGAATGAGCACCCTCTACGCAGTGGCTGGTAATTACAATTATCTTGTTGTCGGAACTGACAATGCTGCAGAAGACTATACCGGTTATTTCACAAAATACGGGGATGGCGGAGTAGATTTGAATCCACTGCTCCATTTAAGGAAAGAGGAAGTGAGAGAAATGGCGGTAGCACTCGGAGTCCCCGAATCCATTGTGAAGAAAAAACCGAGCGCGGATTTGTGGGAAGGACAAACAGATGAAGAGGAACTCGGAGTCTCTTACGATGCCATCGATTCATTCTTGAAAGGGAAAGACATTGAGGAAGAGGCAGAACAGCAGTTGAAAGAGCGGCATCGAAAGACGCAGCATAAGCGGGAAGTTCCAGCCGCTCCGGAACCATTTTAA
- a CDS encoding ATP-dependent helicase — protein sequence MEKLLNGLNPSQQEAVASTEGYVRVIAGAGSGKTRALTNRYAFLVEELGIDPGNILSVTFTNKAANEMKKRVKKLIGGEQDTGFITTYHGFCVRILREDIHRLFYPKNFAILDVEDQKVLLREVFEELELKMNEKTFKRILDKIGILKGNTHYVQQMILRGKMPDSEASGDLDGQIIQRYLKKQKRVYGLDFDDLLNFVFVLFDQYKEVLEKWQERLYYLQVDEFQDSSLKQFELVRMLSDKHRNLFVVGDPDQTIYEWRGADPKYMVDFENYFPEAQTIFLNENYRSTPEILSLGNALIQNNYFRVDKQMTPVHPSGVKVLHYHAKDEVKEAKWVKDRIQSILQKEGGRRSDIAILYRANYLSRSVEQELIAANIDYTIYGGFKFFERMEIKDALAHLRMIAWGDDLSFARIINVPRRQIGKKRMTFLRQRAEKDGTTLYETLKKYQEDPLFLRTGAASFIESMEHLRSIQKERKVSELLQESMQSTGYEAYRREDGDQERLDNLAELLHSVVQYEQMAGEAIHLDEYLQMLALYTENDREEQKDSVKLMTIHTAKGLEFPYVFLIGLSENILPNVRALRERKERALEEERRLAYVAVTRAEKELYLTESEGFQNGGQKKYPSRFLFEVEEGLYESIGEMDPSLREEAEEYIRAAYRAPEPTDSGFKKGERVKHPVFGEGVIEEIDGKRNNYMIFFDRLKAPRPISRNFKKLEKI from the coding sequence ATGGAGAAGTTATTGAACGGATTGAACCCTTCCCAGCAGGAGGCGGTCGCATCCACGGAGGGATATGTGCGTGTTATCGCGGGGGCAGGGTCAGGAAAGACGCGCGCTTTGACAAATCGATACGCTTTTCTTGTCGAAGAGCTCGGAATCGACCCCGGTAATATATTGTCGGTGACGTTTACGAATAAGGCAGCCAATGAGATGAAAAAACGAGTCAAAAAATTAATCGGCGGGGAGCAGGATACGGGCTTCATCACCACCTATCATGGATTCTGTGTCCGTATTTTAAGGGAGGATATCCACCGCTTATTCTATCCGAAGAATTTCGCCATTCTGGATGTAGAGGATCAGAAAGTGCTGCTTCGGGAAGTATTCGAAGAGCTTGAACTGAAGATGAACGAGAAGACATTCAAGCGGATATTGGACAAAATCGGTATCCTGAAGGGGAATACACATTACGTCCAACAGATGATACTCCGGGGTAAGATGCCCGATTCGGAAGCATCCGGCGATTTGGACGGTCAGATTATCCAACGTTACTTGAAAAAGCAGAAACGGGTATATGGACTTGACTTTGATGACTTGTTAAATTTCGTCTTCGTCCTGTTTGATCAATATAAAGAAGTGTTGGAGAAATGGCAGGAGCGCCTTTACTATCTCCAGGTGGATGAATTTCAGGACAGCAGTCTGAAACAGTTCGAACTTGTGCGTATGCTTTCCGATAAACATCGGAACCTGTTTGTCGTAGGCGACCCGGATCAAACCATCTATGAATGGCGGGGAGCAGACCCGAAATATATGGTCGACTTTGAAAACTATTTCCCTGAAGCTCAGACCATTTTTCTAAACGAAAATTATCGCTCGACTCCGGAAATTCTGTCCTTGGGGAATGCGCTGATCCAGAATAATTATTTTCGCGTCGATAAGCAGATGACCCCTGTCCATCCATCCGGGGTCAAGGTTCTCCACTATCATGCCAAAGACGAAGTCAAGGAAGCGAAATGGGTGAAAGATAGAATTCAATCCATTCTTCAAAAGGAGGGCGGGCGACGTTCGGATATCGCCATCCTGTATCGGGCGAATTACTTATCCCGTTCCGTCGAGCAGGAATTGATTGCTGCCAATATTGATTACACGATCTATGGCGGCTTCAAATTCTTCGAACGTATGGAAATTAAAGATGCGCTTGCACACTTGCGAATGATCGCCTGGGGAGATGATCTTTCCTTTGCGCGGATTATCAATGTTCCGAGAAGGCAGATTGGGAAGAAGCGGATGACCTTTCTTCGTCAAAGGGCGGAAAAGGACGGGACGACTCTTTATGAAACATTGAAAAAATATCAGGAGGATCCTTTGTTCCTGAGAACAGGAGCAGCTTCCTTTATTGAATCAATGGAGCATCTTCGATCCATTCAGAAAGAGAGAAAAGTTTCGGAGCTTTTGCAGGAGTCCATGCAGTCTACCGGTTATGAAGCATACAGGCGTGAAGACGGGGACCAGGAACGGCTTGATAATCTGGCGGAACTCCTTCATTCCGTCGTGCAGTATGAACAGATGGCGGGGGAAGCTATACACCTCGATGAGTATCTTCAAATGCTGGCGTTATATACCGAAAACGACCGGGAGGAGCAAAAGGATTCCGTCAAACTGATGACGATTCATACAGCGAAAGGACTTGAATTCCCTTACGTATTTCTGATCGGGTTGTCAGAGAATATTCTTCCTAATGTCCGGGCGCTCAGGGAACGGAAAGAACGGGCCCTTGAAGAAGAGCGTCGCCTTGCTTACGTAGCCGTCACCCGGGCGGAGAAGGAACTGTATCTGACGGAATCGGAAGGCTTTCAGAACGGAGGGCAGAAGAAATACCCTTCCCGTTTTCTGTTCGAAGTGGAAGAAGGTCTTTATGAGAGTATTGGAGAAATGGATCCTTCCTTACGGGAGGAGGCAGAAGAATATATCCGTGCTGCCTACCGCGCTCCGGAACCGACCGATAGCGGCTTTAAGAAGGGCGAGCGGGTGAAACACCCGGTCTTCGGTGAAGGCGTTATTGAGGAAATCGATGGGAAGAGGAACAATTATATGATTTTCTTTGACCGTCTGAAGGCTCCGCGGCCGATCAGTCGAAACTTTAAAAAACTTGAAAAAATATAA